From a single bacterium genomic region:
- the ispG gene encoding flavodoxin-dependent (E)-4-hydroxy-3-methylbut-2-enyl-diphosphate synthase translates to MNRRYSKPIRAGNLTIGGDAPISVQSMTKTKTSDVKTTVRQINQLEEVGCEIIRVGVPDMESAKVLGVIKRQISIPLVADIHFDYRLALEAIAQGVDKLRINPGNIKQTDRVVRIVEKAKERNIPIRIGVNSGSVDRKRFGKVGATALVESALQHIKILEDLDFFDIVISLKATDVPMTIEAYQLMATKVDYPFHIGITESGLPWAGSIKSAVGMGSLLSQGLGDTIRVSLTAQPIEEVKLGYEILKALRLRETGLELISCPTCARCEIDLIKIAKQVEKEIKKLKFKNLKFKIAIMGCVVNGPGEAADADIGIAGGKGVGLIFKKGKIIKKVPQTELVETLLYEIELMRDSSL, encoded by the coding sequence ATGAATAGAAGATATTCAAAACCTATTCGAGCAGGTAATCTTACAATCGGCGGAGATGCACCTATTTCAGTCCAATCAATGACCAAAACCAAAACAAGTGATGTTAAAACAACGGTCAGGCAAATCAATCAACTTGAAGAAGTTGGTTGCGAAATTATTCGAGTTGGTGTCCCAGATATGGAATCAGCTAAGGTTTTAGGAGTGATTAAGAGACAAATTAGTATCCCTTTGGTTGCGGATATTCATTTTGATTATCGCCTGGCATTAGAGGCCATCGCTCAAGGGGTAGATAAATTAAGGATTAATCCTGGGAATATCAAACAAACGGACAGGGTCGTCAGGATAGTTGAAAAGGCAAAAGAGAGAAATATCCCAATCCGAATTGGGGTAAATTCGGGTTCTGTTGATAGAAAAAGATTTGGCAAGGTAGGCGCAACAGCATTGGTTGAATCAGCCCTCCAGCATATTAAGATATTAGAAGATTTAGACTTCTTTGATATTGTTATTTCACTTAAAGCCACTGATGTGCCAATGACTATCGAGGCGTATCAATTGATGGCGACCAAAGTCGATTACCCATTTCATATTGGCATAACCGAATCAGGTCTTCCGTGGGCTGGAAGTATAAAATCAGCCGTCGGTATGGGTAGTCTACTTAGCCAGGGGTTAGGGGATACGATTAGAGTTTCTTTGACCGCACAGCCTATCGAGGAAGTAAAACTTGGTTATGAAATTTTAAAGGCATTACGGTTACGAGAGACAGGTCTGGAATTAATTTCCTGTCCTACTTGTGCCAGATGTGAAATAGATTTAATCAAGATTGCTAAACAGGTAGAAAAGGAGATTAAAAAATTAAAATTTAAAAATTTAAAATTTAAAATCGCCATTATGGGTTGTGTAGTCAATGGTCCAGGTGAAGCCGCTGACGCTGATATTGGCATTGCCGGCGGTAAAGGAGTAGGATTAATATTTAAGAAAGGTAAAATTATAAAAAAGGTACCGCAAACAGAGTTAGTTGAAACACTACTCTATGAGATTGAATTGATGAGAGATAGTTCACTTTAG
- a CDS encoding ABC transporter permease codes for MSKINLFKQEFKANWEIFKANKLGLFGLCLLIFFGIMALISPVLPMINEIYKPMTGVDPEILWAMPPSKTHILGTDFMGRDILSQLMCGAQIAFVIGITAALASVIIGTVIGLIAGYFGNVIDTLFMRLADIVLTLPSLPLIIIIAAAIGKQSIWIIIFIIALLGWPSTARVIRAQTLSLKERPFVEAARIAGAGNMRIIFYHIGPNVLPLSFLYMTFGVSGAILTEAGLSFIGLGDPSVVSWGMMLQWCFTTGHTFKAPYWILPPGICISLLTFAFYLIGRALDEVINPGLRER; via the coding sequence TTGTCCAAAATAAATTTATTTAAACAAGAATTTAAGGCTAACTGGGAGATATTTAAGGCAAACAAATTAGGTTTATTTGGGCTTTGTTTGCTAATATTTTTTGGGATAATGGCTTTAATTTCTCCTGTCCTACCGATGATAAATGAAATATATAAGCCTATGACCGGGGTTGACCCGGAGATTTTATGGGCAATGCCACCTTCAAAGACTCATATTCTCGGCACAGATTTTATGGGCAGAGATATTTTAAGTCAATTAATGTGTGGGGCACAAATTGCCTTTGTTATTGGTATTACGGCGGCATTGGCCTCAGTCATAATTGGAACGGTCATCGGGTTAATTGCAGGTTATTTTGGGAATGTCATTGACACTTTATTTATGCGTCTGGCAGATATTGTGCTGACATTACCCTCCCTGCCACTTATTATAATCATTGCCGCCGCTATTGGCAAACAGAGTATCTGGATTATTATCTTTATTATTGCCTTGCTTGGTTGGCCTTCTACGGCAAGAGTAATTCGGGCTCAAACATTATCATTGAAAGAGCGTCCTTTTGTTGAAGCCGCACGCATTGCCGGGGCAGGTAATATGAGAATAATCTTTTACCACATTGGTCCTAATGTTCTCCCATTATCATTTTTGTATATGACCTTTGGGGTAAGTGGAGCAATTTTGACCGAAGCAGGACTAAGTTTTATTGGTCTGGGTGACCCATCGGTCGTAAGCTGGGGTATGATGCTCCAATGGTGTTTTACCACAGGTCATACATTCAAAGCACCTTACTGGATACTTCCACCGGGAATATGTATTTCTCTTCTTACCTTCGCATTTTATCTTATCGGCAGGGCATTAGATGAAGTAATAAATCCAGGATTAAGAGAAAGATGA
- a CDS encoding ankyrin repeat domain-containing protein, giving the protein MYAAINGNTDIAKLLIEKGAKVNAKAYYGKTALMFAAACGRTDIAKLLIEKGAEVNAKDYDGNTALRWAVIKVHTETAKLLREYGAK; this is encoded by the coding sequence GTGTATGCGGCAATCAATGGCAATACAGACATTGCAAAACTCCTCATTGAAAAAGGTGCTAAGGTGAATGCAAAAGCCTACTATGGTAAGACAGCCTTGATGTTTGCGGCAGCCTGTGGCCGTACAGACATTGCAAAGCTCCTCATTGAAAAAGGTGCTGAGGTGAATGCAAAAGACTACGATGGTAACACAGCCTTGAGGTGGGCGGTAATTAAAGTCCATACAGAAACTGCAAAACTCCTCAGAGAATATGGTGCTAAATAA
- a CDS encoding type II toxin-antitoxin system Phd/YefM family antitoxin, with protein sequence MRFIPVRELRIRPGYVWKELKKEHELIVTSNGKPFALLSEVKEDNFESSILALRQSRAFLAMEAMQLRAVKEGLHKLSLDEIEAEIKAVRKRK encoded by the coding sequence ATGAGATTTATCCCTGTTAGAGAGCTTCGGATAAGACCTGGTTATGTGTGGAAGGAATTAAAAAAAGAGCATGAGCTTATAGTAACATCCAATGGAAAACCATTTGCCTTGTTAAGTGAAGTAAAAGAAGACAATTTTGAGTCTAGTATTCTTGCCTTAAGACAATCCAGGGCATTCCTGGCTATGGAGGCTATGCAGCTTAGGGCAGTAAAGGAAGGATTACACAAGCTCTCTCTTGATGAAATTGAGGCAGAAATAAAGGCGGTAAGAAAAAGAAAATGA
- a CDS encoding putative toxin-antitoxin system toxin component, PIN family, whose amino-acid sequence MRVVLDTNVVVSGLLNPYGASASILKLVLLKEIEIVFDARLLCEYKEVLLRPKFQFKESQVNDFIDGLLNTGLSILTKPLKASLPDVDDNPFLEIAIADGGAILVTGNKKHYPKELCQGVNVLTPQEFIQMYL is encoded by the coding sequence ATGAGGGTTGTATTGGATACAAATGTGGTTGTTTCAGGATTATTGAATCCCTATGGAGCATCTGCTTCTATCTTAAAGTTGGTCTTGCTTAAAGAGATAGAGATTGTATTTGATGCCAGATTGCTCTGTGAATATAAAGAAGTCTTGCTGCGACCCAAGTTTCAATTCAAAGAATCGCAAGTAAATGACTTTATAGATGGTCTTCTTAACACAGGTCTTTCTATATTAACCAAACCACTTAAGGCAAGTCTACCTGATGTTGATGATAACCCTTTCCTTGAGATAGCCATAGCCGATGGAGGAGCTATACTGGTTACAGGTAATAAAAAACACTATCCCAAAGAACTATGTCAAGGAGTGAATGTTTTGACTCCCCAGGAGTTTATTCAAATGTATCTTTAA
- a CDS encoding NB-ARC domain-containing protein, translated as MSRSECFDSPGVYSNVSLRKKAMMEQKVKQSKIPDKIKNKLLVDAMHRCCLCPQHEDITHIHHIVSISEKGPNTENNLMVVCPTCHAKIHRMRTMYTPRQLKMYKERWVNLCAQGLPLEERIRKAPGIFLLSLHNQIPPEPNFVGRTDMLKTISQWYRSKEVHISALVGWGGVGKSALVRKWFDSLKENNIQPDGIFWFGFYRNAYFERFLSTLFAYLSQDRFKLDDYRTSWQKIDKIKELLLEREYLIILDGLEEMQKSQSGEEFGKMQHPEFADLLKYIADADFRGLCLITTRFPLSDIENYLSYQKLDVEELSKEDTRLLFQRVGVRGGDEEIDKIWEDFKGHTLSLVLLANYLVEDFGGDIKKAGEIPKIEGKPQRMLLWYDKQLNENQRQFMKIFSLFRGTVGEKEFEAIFQPRIKMDAFHFKQMVKDLVKRRLIAEGYTTHPLIKGYFESIFDEEEKKSCHKAIYEYFGKIAKDKPETLEEMQPLFEQVYHGCSAGLYDEVRKDVYREKIYRMEEWFITSKLGAWETNLSLAKTFFPNEDLSQMPLVSKKSAQSWLLNTAGMTLLNTGRPKEAEEPFLTAVQMTIEAKDWKNASIGYQNLADLQ; from the coding sequence ATGTCAAGGAGTGAATGTTTTGACTCCCCAGGAGTTTATTCAAATGTATCTTTAAGAAAAAAGGCAATGATGGAGCAGAAAGTGAAGCAAAGCAAAATTCCTGATAAGATAAAAAATAAGTTGTTGGTTGATGCAATGCACCGGTGCTGCCTCTGTCCTCAACACGAGGATATTACCCATATTCACCACATTGTGTCTATAAGTGAAAAAGGGCCCAATACAGAAAATAACCTTATGGTTGTCTGTCCAACCTGCCATGCAAAGATACATCGGATGCGAACAATGTACACACCCAGACAGCTTAAAATGTATAAGGAGAGATGGGTTAATCTTTGTGCTCAAGGGCTGCCACTTGAAGAACGGATAAGGAAAGCACCTGGAATATTCCTACTCAGCCTGCACAATCAAATCCCACCCGAGCCGAATTTTGTTGGTAGGACTGATATGCTCAAGACCATCTCCCAATGGTATCGATCCAAAGAGGTGCATATTAGTGCATTAGTCGGCTGGGGTGGGGTAGGAAAATCGGCATTAGTCAGAAAATGGTTTGATAGTTTGAAAGAAAATAACATCCAGCCGGATGGTATATTCTGGTTTGGGTTTTATCGCAATGCTTACTTTGAGCGTTTTCTTAGCACATTATTTGCCTATCTCTCCCAAGATAGATTTAAGCTTGATGATTACAGGACATCCTGGCAGAAGATAGATAAAATAAAGGAGCTTCTTTTGGAAAGGGAATATCTCATTATCTTAGATGGTCTTGAGGAGATGCAGAAATCACAAAGCGGCGAAGAATTTGGTAAGATGCAGCATCCAGAATTTGCAGATTTACTCAAATACATTGCTGATGCAGATTTTAGAGGCTTGTGCTTGATAACCACAAGATTTCCATTAAGTGATATTGAAAATTACCTAAGCTACCAGAAGCTTGATGTAGAGGAATTATCAAAAGAAGATACAAGGCTATTGTTTCAAAGGGTTGGGGTAAGAGGGGGTGATGAAGAAATAGATAAGATTTGGGAAGATTTTAAAGGCCATACCTTGAGTTTGGTTTTACTGGCAAACTATTTGGTAGAAGATTTTGGTGGCGATATTAAAAAGGCAGGTGAAATTCCTAAAATAGAGGGTAAACCACAGCGTATGCTCCTCTGGTATGACAAGCAACTAAACGAAAACCAAAGGCAGTTTATGAAGATCTTCTCACTCTTTAGAGGAACAGTGGGAGAAAAAGAATTTGAGGCAATATTTCAGCCAAGGATAAAGATGGATGCCTTCCATTTCAAGCAAATGGTAAAGGACTTAGTAAAAAGAAGGCTTATTGCCGAAGGATACACTACCCATCCTTTAATCAAGGGCTACTTTGAATCTATATTTGATGAGGAAGAAAAGAAATCTTGTCACAAAGCAATCTATGAATACTTTGGAAAGATAGCAAAGGATAAACCTGAGACCTTAGAGGAGATGCAGCCTTTGTTTGAGCAGGTCTATCATGGGTGTTCTGCAGGGCTTTATGATGAGGTAAGGAAGGATGTTTATCGGGAGAAAATATACAGAATGGAAGAATGGTTTATTACCTCGAAACTTGGTGCCTGGGAAACCAACCTATCCCTTGCCAAAACCTTCTTCCCAAACGAAGACCTTTCACAGATGCCCCTTGTAAGTAAAAAGAGCGCCCAGAGCTGGCTGCTCAATACAGCAGGAATGACACTTCTTAATACCGGCCGGCCAAAAGAGGCAGAGGAGCCATTTTTGACAGCAGTCCAGATGACTATTGAGGCAAAAGACTGGAAAAACGCCTCTATAGGTTATCAAAACTTGGCTGACCTCCAGTAG
- a CDS encoding tetratricopeptide repeat protein, translated as MAEKAESEKEICDSKVYLAWILHLLSKDEEAEKGFRQADGLEGKISGNRLYSMLGVAYADFLLSIKQIDEAFELTKANLEICQSENWLNSISRCHRCLGAIERLKGNLKKVESHLQQALEIARKIGVSDLEIEALLELSRLWLDMKKYKEAISQANQVLKLCERTGFLLYEPEAELILARAYLGLNDLDQTKTFAQSAYQKASQMHYHWPRVGAGQLLRNLNPC; from the coding sequence ATGGCAGAGAAAGCAGAGTCTGAGAAGGAGATCTGTGATTCAAAAGTCTATCTTGCCTGGATACTCCATCTCTTAAGTAAAGATGAGGAAGCAGAAAAGGGGTTTCGGCAGGCAGATGGGCTTGAAGGAAAGATCAGCGGTAATCGGCTTTACAGTATGTTAGGAGTTGCCTATGCTGACTTCCTCCTCTCAATCAAGCAGATTGATGAGGCTTTTGAACTTACCAAAGCAAACCTTGAGATCTGCCAGAGCGAAAATTGGCTAAATAGTATCTCAAGATGTCACCGCTGCCTGGGTGCAATTGAAAGGCTAAAGGGAAATCTTAAGAAGGTTGAGTCTCATCTTCAACAGGCCCTTGAGATCGCCCGCAAGATTGGCGTTTCTGATCTTGAAATCGAAGCCTTGCTTGAGTTGAGCAGGTTGTGGTTGGATATGAAAAAATACAAAGAGGCTATCTCTCAGGCAAACCAGGTCCTGAAGCTATGTGAAAGAACAGGCTTTTTACTCTACGAACCTGAGGCAGAGCTAATCTTAGCCAGGGCATATCTGGGGTTAAATGATCTTGACCAGACCAAAACCTTCGCCCAATCCGCCTACCAAAAAGCCAGCCAGATGCACTACCACTGGCCCAGGGTTGGGGCTGGGCAGCTACTGCGAAATCTGAATCCGTGTTGA